One Anopheles marshallii chromosome 3, idAnoMarsDA_429_01, whole genome shotgun sequence genomic region harbors:
- the LOC128714590 gene encoding general transcription factor 3C polypeptide 5, giving the protein MEYSSKTAYEHEFHRNFVCIVYPGIVRNPDRMVETLGGIREISTTFGQEKRRLELRFRPDCIYSKPAYGDGRPTTGLVLKVKVQRRKSQPEYRSINSVKIMGCVRRCYNFDSLCDFQQLPAFRMPSSGKVECVYNEIVPKGVNTASPFEKSANVPFFLPPINFSRSDSMNTFVLREPKKTRMSSIDSGYRRRRQKYGIYNTFSLTDPIPEKATVQALQMLTKKVVTGQELDKVRAAFKTRPIWTKNALINVNKLEFSPQTLGVILPSIAFYYVNGPWRGTWVRYGYDPRKHFEARVYQLLDFRVRSIGSVHECIKIKRLSLTKVNYRMAESVSLYKDDEQNFVNSTFDEDTVPPYRVIYYQYCDIHLKKIQEMLKKVPSPKNGTVCDERNGWLPYRFDDQCRNIMMEIVLNNIRRLSEENPEVCSAMESVEEDDDEEADEGEMSGFEDDEVEELEGNIDSMDDSITD; this is encoded by the exons ATGGAATACAGTTCAAAAACTGCCTACGAACATGAATTTCATAGAAATTTTGTGTGTATCGTATATCCTGGAATTGTGCGCAACCCAGATCGCATGGTGGAAACATTGGGAGGTATCCGCGAAATAAGTACC ACATTCGGACAAGAGAAACGGCGACTAGAGCTCCGATTTCGCCCGGATTGCATTTACTCCAAACCTGCGTATGGTGATGGACGGCCAACGACTGGGCTTGTCCTGAAGGTGAAGGTCCAACGTAGAAAATCACAACCAGAGTACAGATCCATCAATTCGGTCAAGATTATGGGCTGTGTTCGACGGTGCTACAATTTCGATTCACTGTGCGACTTTCAACAGTTACCCGCGTTTCGTATGCCATCGAGCGGGAAAGTCGAATGCGTGTACAATGAAATTGTTCCGAAGGGAGTCAACACTGCAAGTCCTTTCGAAAAGTCGGCGaacgttccattttttttaccgcCCATTAACTTCAGTCGTAGCGATTCGATGAATACGTTCGTATTGCGCGAGCCAAAGAAAACCAGAATGTCGTCGATCGATAGCGGTTACCGACGACGGCGACAAAAGTACGGTATCTATAACACATTTTCGCTGACCGACCCCATTCCAGAAAAAGCCACCGTGCAGGCGCTGCAAATGCTGACAAAAAAAGTCGTTACAGGACAGGAGTTGGATAAGGTACGGGCCGCTTTTAAGACCCGTCCCATATGGACAAAGAATGCACTGATCAATGTTAACAAGCTCGAGTTTAGCCCTCAAACACTGGGTGTCATTCTACCGTCCATCGCTTTCTACTACGTGAACGGTCCTTGGCGTGGTACCTGGGTGCGTTATGGATACGATCCACGGAAGCACTTCGAGGCACGCGTCTATCAGTTACTGGACTTTCGCGTGCGTTCCATCGGTTCGGTACACGAGTGCATCAAAATTAAGCGTCTATCGCTTACTAAAGTGAACTACCGCATGGCGGAATCGGTGTCGCTTTATAAGGACGATGAGCAGAATTTCGTCAACAGTACGTTCGATGAAGATACCGTTCCACCGTATCGCGTGATATACTATCAGTACTGTGACATTCATTTGAAAAAGATTCAAGAGATGCTGAAAAAAGTCCCCTCACCCAAGAACGGGACGGTGTGCGACGAGCGCAATGGGTGGCTACCGTACCGGTTTGACGATCAGTGTCGCAACATCATGATGGAAATTGTGCTGAACAACATACGGAGACTGAGCGAAGAAAACCCGGAAGTATGCAGCGCAATGGAATCGGTGGAAgaggatgacgatgaggaGGCTGATGAGGGTGAGATGTCAGGATTCGAGGACGATGAAGTGGAAGAATTGGAAGGCAATATCGATTCGATGGACGATTCCATTACGGATTAA
- the LOC128713889 gene encoding vesicle transport through interaction with t-SNAREs homolog 1A → MELIQDYEQQYAVQTAEITAQIGRIAVASGAERNKLISDVDRQLEESQELLEQIGLEIRDIPQNSRAAYTSRLNCYQAEWKRLQQDFNNAKVARSKAGYDSSVDDFDEIGIQEDQKRRLLDNTERLERTSNYLNDAYRVSIETEQIGTQVLADLSQQRETIQRSRGRLRETDADLSRSSRILNSMIMRAMREKFILVVVVVAIFLVLIFSIYFSIS, encoded by the exons ATGGAGCTGATACAGGACTACGAACAACAATATGCCGTGCAGACGGCCGAAATTACTGCTCAGATTGGTCGAATTGCGGTTGCGAGTGGAG CGGAACGCAATAAACTGATTTCCGACGTCGACCGCCAGCTTGAAGAATCGCAAGAGTTGCTGGAGCAAATCGGGCTGGAGATTCGTGACATTCCACAGAATTCGCGTGCCGCGTACACCTCACGATTGAATTGTTATCAGGCCGAATGGAAACGATTGCAGCAAGATTTCAATAATGCGAAAGTGGCCCGATCGAAGGCTGGGTACGATTCATCGGTGGATGATTTTGACGAGATAGGCATACAGGAGGACCAGAAACGACGGTTGCTGGATAATACGGAACGGTTGGAACGTACCAGCAACTATCTGAACGATGCGTACCGTGTTTCGATCGAAACGGAACAGATAGGAACACAGGTTCTAGCCGACCTTAGTCAGCAGCGAGAAACCATCCAACGATCGAGAGGAAGG CTTCGGGAGACGGATGCTGATTTGAGCCGATCCTCCCGGATTCTGAACTCAATGATTATGCGTGCAATGCGTGAGAAGTTCATTCTCGTGGTCGTGGTAGTGGCTATATTTCTTGTCCTTATCTTTAGTATTTATTTCTCCATATCGTAA
- the LOC128716388 gene encoding protein l(2)37Cc: MATQFLNRIGQLGLGVAVIGGVVNSALYNVDGGHRAVIFDRFTGVKQQVTGEGTHFFVPWVQRPIIFDIRSQPRNVPVVTGSKDLQNVNITLRILFRPVPDQLPKIYTILGQDYDERVLPSITTEVLKAVVAQFDAGELITQREMVSQKVSDDLTERAAQFGVILDDISITHLTFGKEFTQAVEMKQVAQQEAEKARFMVEKAEQMKQAAIITAEGDAQAAQMLARSLKESGDGLIELRRIEAAEDIAYQMSRSRGVNYLPAGQQTLLSLPQ, encoded by the exons ATGGCAACACAATTTCTAAACCGCATTGGCCAGCTTGGTCTAGGAGTGGCCGTCATTGGTGGAGTTGTAAACTCGGCGTTATATAACG TTGATGGAGGACATCGTGCCGTAATTTTCGATCGATTCACTGGTGTCAAACAGCAGGTGACCGGCGAAGGGACACATTTTTTCGTGCCGTGGGTTCAGCGTCCGATTATTTTCGATATTCGCTCGCAACCACGCAACGTACCGGTGGTGACCGGTAGTAAGGATCTGCAGAACGTAAACATCACGCTCCGTATTCTATTCCGACCGGTTCCGGACCAGCTGCCCAAGATCTACACCATCCTAGGCCAGGATTACGATGAGCGGGTGTTACCTTCGATTACAACGGAAGTTTTGAAGGCGGTGGTGGCCCAGTTTGATGCGGGCGAGCTCATCACACAGCGTGAAATGGTGTCGCAGAAGGTGTCGGACGATCTGACGGAACGTGCGGCACAGTTCGGTGTGATTCTTGACGACATTTCCATCACGCATCTGACGTTCGGCAAGGAATTTACGCAGGCCGTCGAAATGAAGCAGGTTGCCCAGCAGGAAGCGGAGAAGGCTCGATTCATGGTCGAGAAGGCGGAACAGATGAAGCAGGCCGCAATCATTACTGCTGAGGGTGATGCACAGGCCGCCCAGATGTTGGCCCGTTCTCTGAAGGAATCCggtgatggtttgattgaattGCGACGAATTGAAGCTGCCGAGGATATTGCCTACCAGATGAGCCGATCGCGTGGCGTCAATTATCTGCCCGCTGGTCAACAGACACTGCTTAGCCTTCCACAGTAA
- the LOC128716029 gene encoding 60S ribosomal protein L34-like encodes MVQRLTLRRRLSYNTKSNKRRIVRTPGGRLVYLYEKKRRTLPKCGHCKKELSGIKPSRPCERPRMSRRLKTVTRTFGGVLCHRCLRERIIRAFLIDEQKVVKVLRAQQQAKPVTKPAKVAKVTKPTKASTGKSK; translated from the exons ATGGTCCAGCGACTGACGCTTCGACGACGCTTGTCGTACAACACCAAGTCCAACAAACGCCGTAT TGTTCGCACGCCTGGTGGACGTCTGGTGTACCTGTATGAGAAGAAACGCCGCACTCTCCCGAAATGTGGTCATTGCAAGAAGGAGCTGAGCGGTATCAAGCCATCACGGCCGTGTGAACGCCCGCGTATGAGCCGCCGCCTGAAGACCGTCACTCGTACGTTCGGTGGAGTCCTGTGTCACCGTTGCTTGCGTGAGCGCATCATCCGTGCATTCCTGATCGACGAGCAGAAGGTCGTAAAGGTGCTGCGCGCTCAGCAACAGGCCAAGCCTGTCACCAAGCCAGCCAAGGTTGCGAAGGTCACCAAACCGACGAAAGCCAGCACCGGCAAATCGAAGTAA